Proteins encoded by one window of Terriglobia bacterium:
- a CDS encoding integration host factor subunit beta: MIKADIINKVAEQAEITKVKAVEAVEAVFEAMKNAMMQGERIELRGFGVFQVKPRKKGIGRNPRTGREVRIPPGKTIRFKPGKNLRSLSSEG, encoded by the coding sequence ATGATCAAGGCGGACATCATCAACAAGGTCGCCGAGCAGGCCGAGATCACGAAAGTCAAGGCCGTGGAAGCCGTCGAGGCGGTCTTCGAGGCGATGAAGAACGCGATGATGCAGGGGGAGCGGATCGAACTCCGGGGGTTCGGAGTGTTCCAGGTGAAACCCCGCAAGAAGGGGATCGGCCGCAATCCCAGGACCGGGAGGGAAGTCCGCATCCCGCCCGGCAAGACGATCCGCTTCAAGCCCGGCAAGAACCTCCGCTCGCTCAGTTCAGAGGGTTGA
- a CDS encoding site-2 protease family protein — MPPRRERTLLHLSLFAATGATLLLAGAMWEGAFDRLSSIWMIPRFVMGHPTVLVSGVPYAISILAILASHEMGHYLACRWYGIPATLPFFIPGIGFGTFGAVIRIRGVIPDRKALFDVAAAGPLAGFSVALPILIWGLLRATPVSGGIPPGAAAFGSPLLSLAIGHFLFGGADLSIDSIYIAGWFGMLITSMNLFPVGQLDGGHAVYALSRRWHRLLARGTLVTLIALVAVQTILYRTLSAYTLWCVVLLLMRDRHPRLEDEITPLGPGRRLGLALLLLIFLICFIPVPLSL, encoded by the coding sequence GTGCCTCCCCGGCGCGAGCGGACCCTGCTCCACCTCTCGCTATTCGCGGCGACCGGCGCGACCCTCCTGCTCGCGGGCGCGATGTGGGAGGGAGCGTTCGACCGCCTCTCCTCGATTTGGATGATCCCCCGATTCGTGATGGGCCATCCCACGGTGCTCGTCTCGGGGGTACCGTACGCGATCTCCATCCTGGCCATCCTGGCGAGCCACGAGATGGGGCACTACCTGGCGTGCCGTTGGTACGGAATCCCGGCGACCCTTCCCTTCTTCATCCCGGGCATCGGCTTCGGCACCTTCGGTGCCGTCATCCGGATTCGGGGGGTGATTCCCGACCGCAAGGCGCTGTTCGACGTGGCCGCGGCCGGACCGCTGGCGGGATTCTCGGTCGCCCTGCCCATCCTGATTTGGGGATTGCTCCGCGCCACGCCCGTATCCGGGGGAATCCCTCCGGGTGCCGCCGCCTTCGGCTCCCCGCTGCTGTCGCTCGCCATCGGACATTTCCTCTTCGGAGGCGCGGACCTCAGCATCGACTCGATCTACATCGCCGGGTGGTTCGGCATGCTCATCACCTCGATGAATCTCTTCCCGGTCGGCCAGCTCGACGGCGGCCATGCGGTGTACGCTCTCTCGCGGCGGTGGCACCGGCTCTTGGCACGCGGGACGCTCGTCACGTTGATCGCGCTGGTGGCGGTTCAGACGATCCTGTACAGGACTCTCTCCGCGTACACGCTGTGGTGCGTGGTGCTGCTGCTCATGCGCGATCGCCACCCGAGGCTCGAGGACGAGATCACGCCCCTCGGCCCGGGCCGACGGCTGGGATTGGCGTTGCTCCTGCTGATCTTCCTCATCTGCTTCATTCCGGTCCCGCTCTCCCTGTGA
- the der gene encoding ribosome biogenesis GTPase Der: MPPPLVAIVGVPNVGKSTLFNRLVGRRRAIVTDEPGVTRDRLYGEVPTAAVPFRLVDTGGMNPAGNAHLARDIERQAGRALAEATAVLFVVDARAGPTAADREVVAMLRRTSLPVILVANKIDAPGLEPLLGELHELGLGDPVSVSAEHGLGIDDLLAAVERALLDAGATLGAEEGSGEEEAATPPVRIAIVGRPNVGKSSIVNRLLGKERALVSEMPGTTRDSVDTLLEGEGGRFLLIDTAGLRRRGKARAVADSLSEIHARKSIERADVVVLVLDAGDGFVAQDAHIAGYARESWKPLVVAVNKWDRVERREEAAKAWEADLRVRLRFVAGVPVAFVSALSGQRVPRLLSLVNAVHRQGGVRVPTPALNRWLREIATAERAAPARGRSVRLFYAAQTGVHPPRFLLFCNDARYVHFSLRRHLEGSLRERFGFGSAPIHLRFRSRREGKHE; encoded by the coding sequence ATGCCACCGCCCCTCGTCGCGATCGTCGGCGTTCCCAACGTCGGCAAGAGCACGCTGTTCAACCGACTCGTCGGACGGCGACGCGCGATCGTCACCGACGAGCCGGGCGTGACCCGGGACCGGCTGTACGGCGAAGTCCCGACGGCGGCCGTGCCCTTTCGCCTCGTGGACACCGGCGGGATGAACCCGGCCGGGAATGCGCACCTCGCGCGGGACATCGAGCGGCAGGCGGGCCGGGCCCTCGCCGAAGCGACCGCGGTGCTGTTCGTGGTGGACGCGCGCGCCGGGCCGACCGCCGCGGACCGCGAGGTGGTGGCGATGCTCCGCCGCACCTCGCTCCCGGTGATCCTCGTGGCGAACAAGATCGACGCTCCAGGCCTCGAGCCGCTCCTCGGCGAGCTCCACGAGTTGGGTCTCGGAGACCCCGTGTCCGTGTCGGCCGAGCATGGACTCGGGATCGACGACCTCCTTGCCGCCGTGGAGCGGGCCCTGCTCGACGCCGGTGCGACCCTGGGCGCGGAGGAGGGGAGTGGCGAGGAGGAGGCCGCGACCCCGCCCGTCCGGATCGCCATCGTCGGCCGGCCGAACGTCGGGAAGTCGTCGATCGTGAACCGCCTTCTCGGCAAGGAGCGCGCTCTGGTGAGCGAGATGCCCGGGACGACCCGCGACTCGGTGGACACCCTGCTCGAGGGCGAGGGCGGGCGCTTTCTCCTGATCGACACCGCGGGTCTGAGGCGCCGCGGCAAGGCGCGCGCGGTCGCCGACTCGCTCTCCGAGATCCACGCGCGAAAGAGCATCGAGCGCGCGGACGTCGTGGTCCTGGTGCTCGACGCGGGGGACGGCTTCGTCGCGCAGGACGCTCACATCGCCGGGTACGCGCGGGAGTCGTGGAAGCCGCTGGTCGTCGCGGTGAACAAGTGGGACCGAGTGGAGCGCCGCGAGGAAGCGGCGAAAGCTTGGGAGGCGGACCTCCGCGTGCGCCTGCGATTCGTCGCGGGAGTCCCCGTCGCGTTCGTGAGCGCGCTTTCGGGCCAGCGAGTGCCGCGACTCCTCTCGCTCGTCAACGCGGTCCACCGGCAAGGGGGGGTGCGCGTCCCGACTCCCGCGCTCAACCGCTGGCTCCGCGAGATCGCGACCGCCGAGCGTGCGGCCCCGGCGCGCGGGCGGAGCGTCCGCCTGTTCTACGCCGCGCAGACCGGGGTCCACCCGCCCCGATTCCTGCTGTTCTGCAACGACGCCCGGTACGTTCACTTCTCGCTCCGGCGCCATCTCGAGGGGAGCCTTCGCGAGCGCTTCGGATTCGGCTCCGCGCCGATCCACCTCCGGTTCCGAAGCCGCCGCGAGGGGAAGCACGAGTGA